A DNA window from Sphingomonas profundi contains the following coding sequences:
- a CDS encoding cellulase family glycosylhydrolase — translation MIRILLAALALALLPSPTAAAPLAGVNLSGCEFKGVLNGALCPTPDDVRFSIGQGFRLIRLPFKSAQLDDAKAWAKIRAAVAAANAAGVPVILDRHEFRWPPVEEQVAFWKRVLAALPAGADVKLDLMNEPKGFADPRAPYAQWARDTKAIVAGIRAFAPRTEILVEWPNYSATFRFHDPRVAAIEADPRRTCPTAGCALDRVGGFGPNVALSGHRYFDTGNAGIKAACSTKTPNPATSIASFAEGARKRGMKAYVTEVAWGSWRGVPKSCAGRGAAFLADVAANPDAIAGFTVWGDGPAWAENYIFRVNPPKGASPTATASAYVRSLTGR, via the coding sequence ATGATCCGCATCCTCCTGGCAGCCTTGGCGCTGGCCCTTCTTCCCTCGCCAACGGCGGCCGCGCCGCTCGCCGGCGTCAACCTGTCGGGCTGCGAGTTCAAGGGCGTCTTGAACGGCGCGCTCTGCCCCACGCCCGACGACGTGCGCTTCTCGATCGGGCAGGGCTTCCGCCTGATCCGGCTGCCGTTCAAGTCCGCCCAGCTCGACGACGCGAAGGCGTGGGCGAAGATCCGCGCCGCCGTGGCGGCAGCGAACGCGGCCGGCGTGCCCGTCATCCTCGACCGGCACGAGTTCCGCTGGCCGCCGGTGGAGGAGCAGGTTGCCTTCTGGAAGCGCGTGCTGGCCGCGCTGCCGGCGGGCGCCGACGTGAAGCTCGACCTAATGAACGAGCCGAAGGGCTTCGCCGACCCGCGCGCGCCTTATGCCCAGTGGGCGCGCGACACGAAGGCGATCGTCGCCGGCATCCGCGCCTTCGCGCCGCGCACCGAGATCCTGGTTGAGTGGCCGAACTACTCCGCCACCTTCCGCTTCCACGATCCCCGCGTCGCCGCGATCGAGGCCGACCCCAGGCGCACCTGCCCGACCGCCGGCTGCGCGCTCGACCGCGTCGGCGGCTTCGGCCCGAACGTGGCGCTCTCCGGCCACCGCTACTTCGATACCGGCAATGCAGGCATCAAGGCGGCCTGCTCGACGAAGACGCCCAACCCCGCGACTTCCATCGCCAGCTTTGCCGAGGGCGCGCGGAAGCGGGGGATGAAGGCCTATGTCACCGAGGTGGCGTGGGGCAGCTGGCGCGGCGTGCCCAAGTCGTGCGCCGGGCGCGGCGCCGCCTTCCTCGCCGACGTCGCGGCGAACCCCGACGCGATCGCGGGCTTCACCGTCTGGGGCGACGGTCCCGCCTGGGCGGAGAATTACATCTTCCGCGTGAACCCGCCGAAGGGTGCGAGCCCGACCGCGACCGCGTCGGCTTACGTGCGGTCGCTGACCGGCCGGTAG